The Pochonia chlamydosporia 170 chromosome Unknown PCv3seq00017, whole genome shotgun sequence genome includes a window with the following:
- a CDS encoding FAD dependent oxidoreductase (similar to Cordyceps militaris CM01 XP_006665597.1): MPDAMKEPNMGQNQKRVAVIGAGIFGLSLAIALRKKGHIVTVFERNRYDKNKYEPEDDERVQAASVDLNKIFRASYGNKLHYQRLAMESRAAWLSLNEGLEDALFVGCGMLRVQPSDELGALERETLANMERDGFRDTQFVKSNVDDRKRATSQGWSDKLLDFDIPNSTEHRAFDAVLDSLGGLTRCSAACYQYYKMAVSAGVEFIFGSEEGAFQSFIEENSVVDASKKRVVGLKTKDGKSHKAHVVAVAAGSFSTQLLPELSYHLESAAGSLVTYKIDRNNKTLWDKYSPENFPVITWRSAPRACDGKDTGTIYVFPRTEDGIIKIGYRGVKFTNFQTAPNGVPFTQDGQWSIPLPYEDCKAVPPQAEEAIRTFVSIFLPEFDEAEFYTTKLCWYTDSLDNSFVIDYVPHYADQSVFVCTGGSGHGAKFMPVLGEHAADIFDNTDHAESHMRTHWRWREDIPRINGLEEGPDGPRNIGGGPK, encoded by the exons ATGCCCGACGCAATGAAGGAGCCCAACATGGGGCAGAACCAGAAACGAGTTGCTGTCATCGGAG CTGGTATTTTCGGATTGTCTTTGGCGATCGCCCTGCGAAAGAAAG GGCATATTGTGACAGTTTTTGAACGCAATCGATATGACAAGAATAAATATGAGCCAGAGGACGACGAAAGAGTCCAGGCAGCTTCAGTTGACCTTAATAAAATA TTCCGGGCTTCTTACGGAAACAAACTGCACTACCAAAGGCTGGCAATGGAAAGTCGTGCAGCATGGTTGAGTCTGAATGAAGGCTTAGAGGATGCTCTTTTTGTTGGATGTGGTATGCTTCGTGTCCAGCCGTCAGACGAACTCGGAGCCTTAGAGAGGGAGACTCTTGCCAACATGGAACGAGACGGCTTTCGGGACACTCAGTTTGTCAAGAGCAATGTGGACGATCGAAAACGGGCTACTAGCCAGGGATGGTCGGATAAGCTGCTCGATTTTGACATTCCGAACAGCACAGAACATAGAGCCTTTGACGCTGTTTTGGATTCCCTTGGTGGCTTAACTAGATGCAGTGCTGCATGCTACCAGTACTACAAAATGGCTGTCTCTGCAGGTGTAGAATTCATCTTTGGGTCAGAAGAAGGTGCCTTCCAATCATTCATTGAGGAGAATTCTGTTGTGGACGCGTCCAAAAAGAGGGTCGTGGGACTGAAAACAAAGGATGGCAAAAGTCACAAAGCACAcgttgttgctgttgcag CGGGATCATTTTCAACGCAGCTCCTACCAGAGCTGTCTTATCATCTAGAATCTGCCGCTGGCAGCTTGGTAACGTACAAAATTGACCGGAACAACAAGACTCTTTGGGACAAGTATTCTCCAGAAAACTTTCCGGTCATTACATGGAGAAGTGCCCCACGAGCTTGCGATGGGAAGGATACTGGAACGATTTATGTGTTTCCGAGAACCGAGGATGGCATTATCAAAATTGGCTACCGCGGAGTGAAG TTTACGAATTTTCAGACGGCCCCTAACGGTGTTCCCTTCACTCAAGACGGCCAATGGTCGATTCCTCTACCATATGAGGACTGCAAGGCTGTTCCACCCCAAGCCGAGGAGGCAATCAGAACCTTCGTATCCATCTTTTTACCAGAGTTTGACGAGGCTGAGTTTTACACGACGAAGTTGTGTTGGTATACTGACTCCCTAGACAACTCCTTCGTT ATCGATTATGTGCCACATTATGCGGATCAGTCTGTTTTTGTATGCACCGGAGGCAGTGGGCATGGTGCAAAGTTCATGCCCGTACTTGGAGAA CATGCAGCTGATATCTTTGACAACACTGACCATGCGGAGTCACATATGCGCACCCACTGGCGATGGAGAGAGGATATCCCACGAATAAATGGGTTGGAGGAAGGTCCAGATGGGCCACGCAATATCGGAGGCGGGCCGAAGTGA
- a CDS encoding alpha-L-fucosidase (similar to Cordyceps militaris CM01 XP_006674433.1), with the protein MVSIRRLTLLFAFPGVKAACLNSRDAGSGSPCKPKYRISPIDGSKIALPTKEQLAFQDYEIAALIHFDVATWLDVDGCNYDPSLVPNASLFNPTLLNTNQWLDSITSLGAKFATMVVKHNCGFTSWPSKVTFATRDSSNKIRYNYTTADSPLKGLDVARNFVNSAKKYNVGHGFYYSVVVNNFLNVQQSKVRPGELSPGQVGITDAIYDEIVLAQLTELWSNYGSLTEIWFDGGYSATQKDKIQSLLQAKQPQAVIFNGCDVNGTCVSPNSVRWIGNEKGLAPEENWSTGLADGGDPTSPHFVPAECDTTLQTEGRWFFGVGQPLRSIEEMIGVYHTSVGRNCLLELDFAPDRSGLIPADHAARYKQLGDFIKSCYGKPIGNNKGSSKGRGVYHMAFDYPTAIDRIQLMEDQTNGQVIRSYKVYAKIVDIGGVNGTLDVPWTLVSNGTSIGHKKIDIFEKPVTVVEVLVNSTYVDEPKWRDVSVHLCDQLVAKK; encoded by the exons ATGGTTTCAATCCGTCGACTTACACTTTTGTTCGCCTTTCCTGGTGTGAAGGCAGCATGCCTCAACTCTCGTGATGCAGGTTCGGGTTCACCTTGCAAGCCCAAGTACCGCATCTCGCCAATTGATGGATCAAAGATTGCCCTGCCAACCAAAGAACAACTTGCGTTCCAAGATTACGAAATCGCGGCATTAATTCACTTTGACGTGGCAACATGGCTCGATGTTGACGGATGCAACTATGACCCATCCTTGGTGCCAAATGCTTCCCTATTCAACCCTACATTGCTAAATACGAATCAATGGCTCGACAGCATTACCTCTCTGGGGGCCAAGTTTGCTACAATGGTTGTGAAGCACAATTGCGGATTCACAAGTTGGCCCAGCAAAGTTACATTTGCCACTCGAGATAGCAGCAACAAGATCCGTTACAACTACACAACTGCTGACTCTCCCTTGAAGGGGCTGGATGTTGCCAGGAACTTTGTCAACTCTGCAAAGAAGTACAATGTTGGCCACGGTTTCTACTACAGTGTTGTTGTAAATAACTTCCTCAACGTGCAGCAGTCCAAGGTCAGACCTGGCGAGTTATCCCCTGGTCAGGTTGGGATTACCGATGCTATATACGATGAGATTGTCTTGGCTCAACTTACCGAGCTTTGGAGCAATTACGGAAGCCTTACGGAG ATTTGGTTTGATGGTGGTTACAGCGCCACTCAGAAAGACAAAATTCAGAGCCTTCTGCAGGCCAAGCAGCCACAAGCAGTCATTTTCAATGGTTGCGATGTTAACGGCACTTGCGTTTCCCCAAACTCGG TTCGTTGGATCGGAAATGAGAAGGGTTTGGCGCCTGAGGAGAATTGGTCCAC TGGCTTAGCAGACGGTGGTGACCCGACTAGCCCGCACTTTGTCCCTGCTGAATGCGACACAACGCTCCAGACGGAAGGTCGTTGGTTTTTTGGGGTCGGGCAACCTCTGCGCTCAATTGAAGAGATGATTGGTGTCTATCACACAAGTGTTGGGAGAAACTGCCTGCTGGAGCTAGACTTTGCCCCAGATCGCAGTGGGTTGATTCCAGCAGACCATGCCGCCCGGTACAAACAGCTTGGCGACTTCATCAAATCTTGTTACGGGAAGCCCATAGGGAACAACAAGGGCAGCAGTAAGGGTAGAGGTGTTTACCACATGGCCTTTGACTATCCAACTGCTATCGATCGCATCCAGTTGATGGAAGACCAGACCAATGGCCAAGTTATTCGGTCATACAAGGTCTATGCAAAGATTGTAGACATCGGTGGCGTGAACGGTACTTTGGACGTGCCGTGGACTCTTGTCTCCAATGGAACAAGCATCGGTCACAAGAAGATTGACATTTTCGAGAAACCTGTCACCGTAGTCGAGGTGTTGGTGAACTCTACCTATGTCGACGAGCCCAAGTGGAGGGACGTGTCAGTGCATCTATGCGACCAGTTGGTGGCAAAGAAGTAA